One Papaver somniferum cultivar HN1 chromosome 10, ASM357369v1, whole genome shotgun sequence genomic window carries:
- the LOC113318207 gene encoding probable galacturonosyltransferase-like 9, whose protein sequence is MSKKSRNHNVLSVVGVLVLVLGFLFKPSDTIRSFKIISDLKNQLPRFAEAPEYRNGAECPATTSSSVCDRFRVHIAMTLDVEYLRGSMAAVSSVLTHASCPENVFLHFIVAESDSEKLSPLTQLVRSTFPSLHFKVYLFKDDLVKNLISSSIRSALENPLNYARNYLADILDLCIDRVIYLDSDLLVVDDIQKLWNIELTKSRIIGAPEYCHANFTKYFTDGFWADPVLSRVFSGRNPCYFNTGVMVMDLKRFRQGNYRRRIEGWMELQKQKRIYELGSLPPFLLVFGGDVEAIDHRWNQHGLGGDNVKGSCRSLHPGPVSLLHWSGKGKPWTRLDSGNPCPLDHLWAPYDLHLSTHNHQLLQNKPISTSSS, encoded by the coding sequence atgTCAAAAAAATCTAGGAATCATAATGTTCTTAGCGTTGTTGGTGTTCTTGTtcttgttttagggtttttgtttaaACCTTCTGATACTATCCGATCATTCAAAATCATATCAGATCTAAAAAACCAGTTGCCGAGATTTGCCGAGGCGCCTGAATACAGAAACGGAGCTGAATGTCCGGCGACTACATCATCATCAGTCTGTGATCGGTTTCGTGTTCATATAGCTATGACATTAGATGTAGAGTATTTGAGAGGATCAATGGCTGCAGTTTCATCAGTTCTAACTCATGCTTCTTGTCCAGAAAACGTATTCCTTCATTTCATTGTAGCAGAATCAGATTCAGAGAAGTTATCACCGTTAACTCAACTAGTTCGATCTACTTTCCCTTCTCTTCATTTCAAAGTTTATCTGTTCAAAGATGATTTAGTCAAGAACTTAATTTCATCATCAATTCGTTCAGCTTTAGAGAATCCATTAAACTATGCTAGAAATTACTTAGCTGATATCCTTGATCTCTGTATAGATCGTGTGATTTATCTCGATTCAGATCTTTTAGTAGTTGATGATATTCAGaaattgtggaatattgagttaaCAAAGTCAAGAATCATTGGAGCACCAGAGTATTGTCATGCAAATTTCACTAAATATTTCACTGATGGATTCTGGGCAGATccagttttatcaagagttttcTCAGGGAGGAATCCATGTTATTTCAATACAGGTGTAATGGTAATGGATTTGAAGAGGTTTAGACAAGGGAATTACAGAAGAAGAATTGAAGGATGGATGGAATTACAAAAACAAAAGAGGATTTATGAATTGGGTTCATTACCACCATTTTTACTTGTTTTTGGTGGTGATGTTGAAGCTATTGATCACAGATGGAATCAACATGGATTAGGTGGTGATAATGTGAAAGGTAGCTGTAGATCTTTACATCCTGGTCCTGTTAGTTTGTTGCATTGGAGTGGTAAAGGTAAACCATGGACTAGACTTGATTCTGGTAATCCTTGTCCTTTAGATCATCTTTGGGCTCCTTATGATCTTCATTTATCAACACACAATCATCAGCTTTTACAGAATAAGCCCATTTCTACATCATCATCatag